One Thermus sp. CCB_US3_UF1 DNA window includes the following coding sequences:
- the lon gene encoding endopeptidase La — translation MKDALRLELPVLPLRNTVILPHTTTGVDVGRPKSKRAVEEALNADRYLILVAQKDPEVDDPAPEDLHGVGTLAVVKQAMRLPDGTLQVMVEARNRVRLSGYVAAPYLRALGEVLPEPPLEDPSLARVLVGEVQEAFERYLQNHKTLRLDRYQQEAVKSTLDPAVLADLVAHYATWGLEEKQDLLETPSVEERLKKVLALLLRDLERFDLDKKIAARVKEQMDQNQREYYLREQMKAIQKELGGGEDFLTEMEELRERIEQRGLPQGVKEKALKELKRLERMQPGSPEATVSRTYLDWLLEVPWTEADPEVLDIGITRRVLDEDHYGLKDVKERILEYLAVRQLTQGKEVKGHAPILCFVGPPGVGKTSLGKSIARSMNRKFHRISLGGVRDEAEIRGHRRTYIGALPGKIIQGMRQVGVVNPVFLLDEIDKLSSDWRGDPASALLEVLDPEQNHTFTDHYLDVPYDLSKVFFITTANTLSTIPRPLLDRMEVIEIPGYTLPEKRAIARHFRWPFQVREAGLEGRLELTDRAIDRIIQEYTREAGVRNLDRELSKVARKAAKDFLERPWEGVRVVDAQDLEAYLGVPKYRPDRAEKAPQVGAAQGLAWTPYGGALLTIEAVAVPGTGKVNLTGNLGEVMKESAHAALTYLRAHREAWGLPEGFHKDLDLHIHVPEGATPKDGPSAGITMATALASALTGRPVRMDIAMTGEITLRGKVLPIGGVKEKLLAAHQAGIFRVVLPKENEPELKEVPEEILKDLEITFVEEVGEVLRLLLLPPAPPPLAPTDRPQPGAGA, via the coding sequence ATGAAGGACGCTTTGCGCCTAGAACTCCCCGTTCTTCCCCTGCGGAACACCGTCATCCTCCCCCACACCACCACCGGGGTGGACGTGGGCCGCCCCAAGAGCAAGCGGGCGGTGGAGGAGGCCTTGAACGCCGACCGCTACCTGATCCTGGTGGCCCAGAAGGACCCCGAGGTGGACGATCCCGCCCCCGAAGACCTCCACGGGGTGGGCACCCTGGCCGTGGTCAAGCAGGCCATGCGCCTCCCCGACGGCACCCTCCAGGTGATGGTGGAGGCGAGAAACCGGGTGCGCCTTTCCGGCTACGTGGCGGCCCCTTACCTGCGGGCCCTGGGCGAGGTGCTGCCCGAGCCTCCCCTCGAGGACCCCAGCCTGGCCCGGGTGCTGGTGGGCGAGGTTCAGGAGGCTTTTGAGCGCTACCTGCAGAACCACAAAACCCTGCGCCTGGACCGCTACCAGCAGGAGGCGGTGAAAAGCACCCTGGACCCTGCGGTCCTGGCCGACCTGGTGGCCCACTACGCCACCTGGGGCCTCGAGGAGAAGCAAGACCTCCTGGAAACCCCCAGCGTGGAGGAACGGCTCAAGAAGGTCTTGGCCCTCCTCCTGCGCGACCTGGAGCGCTTTGACCTGGACAAGAAGATCGCCGCCCGGGTCAAGGAGCAGATGGACCAAAACCAGCGGGAGTACTACCTCCGGGAGCAGATGAAGGCCATCCAGAAGGAGCTCGGGGGCGGTGAGGACTTCCTCACGGAGATGGAGGAGCTCCGCGAGCGCATTGAGCAAAGGGGTCTCCCCCAGGGGGTGAAGGAAAAGGCCCTGAAGGAGCTCAAGCGCCTGGAGCGCATGCAGCCCGGTTCCCCCGAGGCCACCGTAAGCCGCACCTACCTGGACTGGCTCCTGGAGGTCCCCTGGACCGAGGCCGACCCCGAGGTCCTGGACATCGGCATCACCCGCCGGGTCCTGGACGAGGACCATTACGGCCTTAAGGACGTGAAGGAGCGCATCCTGGAGTACCTGGCGGTGCGCCAGCTCACCCAGGGGAAGGAGGTCAAGGGCCACGCCCCCATCCTCTGCTTCGTGGGCCCCCCAGGGGTGGGCAAGACCTCCTTGGGCAAGAGCATCGCCCGCAGCATGAACCGCAAGTTCCACCGCATCTCCTTAGGGGGGGTGCGGGACGAGGCGGAGATCCGGGGCCACCGGCGCACCTACATCGGGGCCCTGCCCGGCAAGATCATCCAGGGGATGCGGCAGGTGGGGGTGGTGAACCCGGTCTTCCTCCTGGACGAGATCGATAAGCTCTCCTCTGACTGGCGGGGGGACCCGGCCTCGGCCCTCTTGGAGGTCCTGGACCCCGAGCAGAACCACACCTTCACCGACCACTACCTGGACGTCCCCTACGACCTCTCCAAGGTCTTCTTCATCACCACCGCCAACACCCTAAGCACCATCCCCAGGCCCCTTCTGGATCGGATGGAGGTCATTGAGATCCCCGGATACACCCTGCCGGAGAAAAGGGCCATCGCCCGCCACTTCCGCTGGCCCTTCCAGGTGAGGGAGGCCGGGCTGGAAGGCCGCCTGGAGCTCACCGACCGGGCCATAGACCGCATCATCCAGGAGTACACCCGGGAAGCCGGGGTGCGGAACCTGGACCGGGAGCTCTCCAAAGTGGCCCGCAAGGCGGCCAAGGACTTCCTGGAAAGGCCCTGGGAGGGCGTGCGGGTGGTGGACGCCCAGGACCTCGAGGCCTACCTGGGGGTACCCAAGTACCGCCCTGACCGGGCGGAAAAGGCCCCCCAGGTGGGGGCAGCCCAGGGCCTGGCCTGGACCCCTTACGGGGGAGCCCTCCTCACCATCGAGGCCGTGGCCGTGCCCGGGACGGGCAAGGTCAACCTCACCGGCAACCTGGGGGAGGTCATGAAGGAGTCGGCCCACGCCGCCCTCACCTACCTCCGGGCCCACCGGGAGGCGTGGGGCCTGCCCGAGGGCTTCCACAAGGACCTTGACCTCCACATCCACGTGCCCGAAGGGGCCACCCCCAAGGACGGCCCCTCGGCGGGGATCACCATGGCCACCGCCCTGGCCAGCGCCCTCACCGGGAGGCCGGTGCGCATGGACATCGCCATGACCGGGGAGATCACCCTAAGGGGCAAGGTCCTGCCCATCGGCGGGGTCAAGGAAAAGCTCCTGGCCGCCCACCAGGCGGGCATCTTCCGCGTGGTCCTGCCCAAGGAAAACGAGCCCGAGCTCAAGGAGGTCCCGGAGGAGATCCTCAAGGACCTGGAGATCACCTTCGTGGAGGAGGTGGGGGAGGTCCTAAGGCTCCTCCTCCTGCCCCCCGCCCCGCCCCCCTTAGCCCCCACCGACCGGCCCCAGCCGGGGGCGGGGGCCTAG
- a CDS encoding YbjN domain-containing protein, translated as MRLFLAVWLALGLALGQSVVRGLTPKEAEGLLQEAQIPYEKTGPREFRLEMAGLKKVWLSLDFCQEDRCGVLTLGAGFTLEAPPDLETLNAWNRERRLSRAYLDPSGAAWVEADLDLTGGVSLGAVRAFLDLFAEEILPDFMEHIGFEP; from the coding sequence GTGCGGCTATTTCTGGCGGTATGGTTGGCCTTGGGGCTGGCCCTGGGGCAGAGCGTGGTCCGGGGCCTGACCCCGAAGGAAGCGGAGGGCCTTCTCCAGGAGGCCCAGATCCCCTACGAGAAAACGGGCCCGCGGGAGTTTCGCCTGGAGATGGCCGGGCTCAAGAAGGTCTGGCTTTCCCTGGACTTCTGCCAGGAAGATCGCTGCGGGGTCCTCACCTTGGGTGCGGGCTTTACCTTGGAGGCGCCACCCGACCTGGAGACCCTCAACGCCTGGAACCGGGAGCGCCGCCTTAGCCGGGCTTACCTGGACCCCTCGGGGGCAGCCTGGGTGGAGGCGGACCTGGACCTCACGGGCGGGGTTAGCCTGGGGGCGGTGCGGGCCTTCCTGGACCTCTTCGCCGAGGAAATCCTGCCGGACTTCATGGAGCACATCGGCTTTGAGCCTTGA
- the miaB gene encoding tRNA (N6-isopentenyl adenosine(37)-C2)-methylthiotransferase MiaB codes for MRAHIITYGCQMNEYDSHLVASELVSLGWELVESVEEADFVLVNTCAVRGKPVEKVRSLLGQLRKEKERRGLLVGLMGCLAQLDEGQQMARKFGVDILLGPGALTSLPEALKAHERFWDLTFREDVLDYIPPPPKGALSAHVTIIRGCNHHCTYCIVPTTRGPEVSRHPDLILKEIEALKAAGVVEITLLGQNVNSYGKDQPGFPSFAELLRMVGGMGIPRVRFLTSHPVNFTDDIIQAIAETPAITRYIHLPVQSGSDRVLKRMAREYRRAHYLERIHRIREALPDVVLSTDIIVGFPGETEEDFQETLSLYDEVGYDQAYMFIYSPRPGTPAYKHFQDLPREVKVERLQRLIEKQKEWSYRRNLAWVGKTVEVLVRGAAKEEGYVQGHDRGNHPVLLPAHQAPMPGLYRVEVKQATPHLLFGEVVGAEAPAPIPLPVA; via the coding sequence ATGCGCGCGCACATCATCACCTACGGATGCCAGATGAACGAGTACGACTCCCACCTGGTGGCCAGCGAGCTGGTGAGCCTGGGGTGGGAGCTGGTGGAGAGCGTGGAGGAGGCGGACTTCGTCCTGGTGAACACCTGCGCCGTGCGGGGCAAGCCCGTGGAGAAGGTCCGCTCCCTCCTGGGCCAGCTGCGCAAGGAGAAGGAACGCCGGGGCCTCCTGGTGGGCCTGATGGGCTGCCTGGCCCAGCTGGATGAGGGGCAGCAGATGGCCCGCAAGTTCGGGGTGGATATCCTCCTGGGCCCAGGGGCCCTCACCTCCTTGCCCGAGGCCTTGAAGGCCCACGAGCGCTTCTGGGACCTGACCTTCCGGGAGGATGTCCTGGACTATATTCCCCCCCCTCCCAAGGGGGCCCTTTCCGCCCACGTGACCATTATCCGGGGGTGCAACCACCACTGCACCTACTGCATCGTGCCCACCACCCGGGGTCCGGAGGTCTCCCGGCACCCGGACCTGATCCTCAAGGAGATCGAGGCCCTCAAGGCCGCCGGGGTCGTGGAGATCACCCTCCTGGGCCAGAACGTGAACTCCTACGGCAAGGACCAGCCCGGCTTCCCCAGCTTCGCCGAGCTCCTGCGGATGGTGGGGGGGATGGGCATCCCCCGGGTGCGCTTCCTCACCAGCCACCCGGTGAACTTCACCGACGACATCATCCAGGCCATTGCCGAAACCCCGGCCATCACCCGGTACATCCACCTGCCGGTGCAGTCAGGCTCGGACCGGGTCCTGAAGCGCATGGCCCGGGAGTACCGCCGGGCCCATTACCTGGAACGCATCCATAGGATCCGCGAGGCCCTGCCCGACGTTGTCCTCTCGACCGACATCATCGTGGGCTTCCCCGGGGAAACCGAGGAGGACTTCCAGGAAACCCTTTCCCTCTACGACGAGGTGGGGTACGACCAGGCCTACATGTTCATCTACTCCCCCCGGCCTGGGACCCCCGCCTACAAGCACTTCCAGGACCTGCCCCGGGAGGTGAAGGTGGAACGGCTACAGCGCCTCATTGAGAAGCAGAAGGAGTGGAGCTACCGCCGCAACCTGGCGTGGGTGGGGAAGACCGTGGAGGTCCTGGTCCGGGGGGCGGCCAAGGAGGAAGGGTACGTGCAGGGGCACGACCGGGGGAACCACCCCGTCCTCCTCCCCGCCCACCAGGCCCCCATGCCCGGCCTGTACCGGGTGGAGGTCAAGCAGGCTACCCCCCACCTTCTCTTCGGCGAGGTGGTGGGGGCGGAAGCCCCCGCCCCTATCCCCCTGCCCGTGGCCTAG
- a CDS encoding molybdenum cofactor guanylyltransferase has product MYAGAVLAGGLSRRFGEDKALYPYRGKPLLAWVLESLAGAGERFIVANRPYEAFGVPVYPDLLPGADSLSGLHAALVHARFPWVAVAATDLPFLTRDYWDFLYERARSSPYPVVVARNPEGHLEPLMALYHKDCLPQVEAQIRQGDFLLRRVMETLGATCIPAEEVVARFGQQVFLNANRKEELP; this is encoded by the coding sequence ATGTACGCAGGGGCGGTGTTGGCCGGGGGGCTTTCCCGGCGGTTTGGCGAGGACAAGGCCCTTTACCCCTACCGGGGAAAGCCCCTTTTGGCCTGGGTGTTGGAGAGCCTGGCCGGGGCCGGGGAGCGCTTCATCGTGGCCAACCGCCCTTACGAGGCCTTTGGGGTTCCCGTCTACCCCGACCTCCTCCCCGGGGCAGATAGCCTTTCCGGCCTCCACGCCGCCCTGGTCCACGCCCGCTTCCCCTGGGTGGCGGTGGCGGCCACGGACCTCCCCTTCCTCACCCGGGACTACTGGGATTTCCTCTACGAGAGGGCCCGTTCCTCCCCCTACCCCGTGGTGGTGGCCCGGAACCCCGAAGGGCACCTCGAGCCCCTCATGGCCCTCTACCACAAGGACTGCCTGCCCCAGGTGGAGGCCCAGATACGGCAGGGGGATTTCCTCCTGAGGCGGGTGATGGAAACCCTGGGGGCCACCTGCATCCCGGCCGAGGAGGTGGTGGCCCGTTTTGGCCAACAGGTTTTCCTCAACGCCAACCGCAAGGAGGAGCTGCCCTAG
- a CDS encoding NADP-dependent isocitrate dehydrogenase, with protein MSLITTQSGKKVYLTPEGKKLITVIPGDGIGPECVEATLKILEAAKAPLAYEVREAGAAVFKQGLESGVPPETIESVRKTRVVLKGPLETPVGYGEKSANVTLRKLFETYANVRPVREFPNVPTPYSGRGIDLVVVRENVEDLYAAIEHMQTPGVAQTLKLVSRKGAEKVIRLAFELARAEGRKKVHCATKSNIMKLTEGTMKRVFEEVAQEYPEIEAHHIIVDNAAHQLVKRPEQFEVIVTTNMNGDILSDLTSGLIGGLGFAPSANIGHEVAIFEAVHGSAPKYAGKNVINPTAVLLSAVMMLRYLEEFAVADLIENALLYTLEEGKVLTGDVVGYDRGAKTTEYTAAIIHNLGQRPKTATVRDYRPIRLPPYAPDPVAVRPQSRRVVGVDVFVETHLYPEALGPLLEEAVAGLPFRLKMISNRGTQVYPPTGGLTDLVDHYRCRFLYTGEGEATDREVLDLVARVGNRVRWMHLEKLQEFDGVPGFTKAQGEN; from the coding sequence ATGTCCCTGATCACCACCCAAAGCGGAAAGAAGGTTTACCTCACCCCAGAAGGGAAGAAGCTCATCACCGTGATCCCTGGGGACGGCATCGGCCCCGAGTGCGTGGAGGCCACGCTCAAGATCCTCGAGGCGGCCAAAGCCCCCCTGGCCTACGAGGTGAGGGAAGCAGGGGCCGCGGTGTTCAAGCAAGGCCTGGAGTCCGGGGTGCCGCCGGAAACCATTGAGTCGGTGCGCAAGACCCGGGTGGTCCTGAAAGGGCCCCTGGAAACCCCCGTGGGTTACGGGGAAAAGAGCGCCAACGTCACCCTACGCAAGCTCTTTGAAACCTACGCCAACGTACGCCCGGTGCGGGAGTTCCCCAACGTCCCCACCCCCTACTCGGGCCGGGGGATTGACCTGGTGGTGGTGCGGGAAAACGTGGAGGACCTCTACGCCGCCATCGAGCACATGCAGACCCCCGGGGTGGCCCAGACCCTGAAGCTCGTTTCCCGTAAGGGGGCGGAAAAGGTGATCCGCTTGGCCTTTGAGCTGGCCCGCGCCGAGGGGCGCAAGAAGGTCCACTGCGCCACCAAGTCCAACATCATGAAGCTCACCGAGGGGACGATGAAGCGGGTCTTTGAGGAGGTGGCCCAGGAGTACCCCGAGATCGAGGCCCACCACATCATCGTGGACAACGCCGCCCACCAGCTGGTGAAGCGGCCAGAGCAGTTTGAGGTGATCGTCACCACCAACATGAACGGGGACATCCTCTCCGACCTCACCTCGGGGCTCATCGGCGGCCTGGGCTTCGCCCCCTCGGCCAACATCGGCCACGAGGTGGCCATCTTTGAAGCGGTGCACGGCTCGGCGCCCAAGTACGCCGGGAAGAACGTCATCAACCCCACCGCCGTCCTCCTTTCCGCGGTGATGATGCTGCGCTACCTGGAGGAGTTCGCCGTGGCCGACCTCATTGAGAACGCCCTCCTCTACACCCTCGAGGAGGGCAAGGTCCTCACGGGAGACGTGGTGGGCTACGACCGCGGGGCCAAGACCACGGAGTACACCGCGGCCATTATCCACAACCTCGGCCAGCGGCCCAAGACGGCCACGGTACGGGACTACCGCCCCATCCGCCTCCCCCCCTACGCCCCGGACCCCGTGGCCGTGCGGCCCCAGAGCCGCCGGGTGGTGGGGGTGGACGTGTTCGTGGAAACCCACCTCTACCCCGAGGCCCTGGGCCCCCTGCTGGAGGAGGCGGTGGCCGGCCTGCCCTTCCGCCTCAAGATGATCTCCAACCGCGGCACCCAGGTCTACCCGCCCACGGGCGGCCTTACCGACCTGGTGGACCACTACCGCTGCCGCTTCCTCTACACCGGGGAAGGGGAGGCCACGGACAGGGAGGTGCTGGACCTGGTAGCCCGGGTGGGGAACCGGGTGCGCTGGATGCACCTAGAAAAGCTCCAGGAGTTTGACGGGGTCCCCGGCTTCACCAAGGCCCAAGGGGAGAACTAA
- the icd gene encoding NADP-dependent isocitrate dehydrogenase yields MAYRHIRIPEDGERISIQKGSLQVPDRPIIGFIEGDGTGPDIWRAAKPVLDAAVAKAYGGKRAIAWAEIYAGEKANQVYGEPIWLPEETLDFIREYLVALKGPLTTPVGGGIRSINVALRQELDLYACVRPVRWFQGVPSPVKHPELVNMVIFRENTEDIYAGIEWPAGSEEAKKVLDFLRREFPKAYAKIRFPETSGLGIKPVSREGTERLVAAAIDYAIKEDLPSVTLVHKGNIMKFTEGAFREWGYALARERYGATPLDGGPWHVLKNPRTGRDIVIKDMIADNFLQQILLRPDEYSVIATLNLNGDYISDALAAQVGGIGIAPGANINYLTGHAVFEATHGTAPKYAGQDKVNPSSVILSGEMMLRYLGWNEAADLILQAMERTIAKGLVTYDFHRLLVAEGKPATLLKTSEFGQALIQHM; encoded by the coding sequence ATGGCCTACAGGCATATCCGGATACCCGAAGACGGCGAGCGGATCTCCATCCAGAAGGGAAGCCTCCAGGTACCCGACCGGCCCATCATCGGCTTCATCGAAGGGGACGGCACCGGCCCCGATATCTGGAGAGCGGCCAAGCCTGTCTTGGACGCCGCGGTGGCCAAAGCCTACGGGGGCAAGCGCGCCATCGCCTGGGCGGAGATCTACGCCGGGGAGAAGGCCAACCAGGTCTACGGGGAGCCCATCTGGCTTCCCGAGGAAACCCTGGACTTTATCCGGGAATACCTGGTGGCCCTCAAGGGCCCCCTCACCACCCCGGTGGGCGGGGGGATCCGCTCCATCAACGTGGCCCTGCGGCAGGAACTGGACCTCTACGCCTGCGTGCGCCCCGTGCGCTGGTTCCAAGGGGTACCCAGCCCGGTCAAGCACCCGGAGCTGGTCAACATGGTCATCTTCCGGGAAAACACCGAGGACATCTACGCCGGGATCGAGTGGCCCGCGGGGAGTGAGGAGGCCAAAAAGGTCCTGGACTTTCTCCGGCGGGAGTTCCCCAAGGCCTACGCCAAGATCCGCTTCCCGGAAACCTCCGGGCTGGGCATCAAACCCGTTTCCCGGGAAGGCACGGAACGCCTGGTGGCCGCGGCCATCGACTACGCTATCAAGGAGGACCTGCCCAGCGTCACCTTGGTGCACAAGGGCAACATCATGAAGTTCACCGAGGGGGCCTTCCGCGAGTGGGGCTACGCCCTGGCCCGGGAGAGGTACGGGGCCACCCCCTTGGACGGCGGCCCCTGGCATGTCCTGAAAAACCCCCGCACGGGCCGGGATATCGTCATCAAGGACATGATCGCCGACAACTTCCTGCAACAGATCCTCCTAAGGCCCGACGAGTACTCGGTGATCGCCACCTTGAACCTGAACGGGGACTACATCTCCGACGCCCTGGCCGCCCAGGTGGGGGGTATCGGCATCGCCCCTGGGGCCAACATCAACTACCTGACGGGCCACGCGGTCTTTGAGGCCACCCACGGCACCGCTCCCAAGTACGCCGGCCAGGACAAGGTGAACCCCTCCAGCGTCATCCTCTCCGGGGAGATGATGCTCCGCTATCTGGGCTGGAACGAGGCCGCCGACCTCATCCTCCAGGCCATGGAGCGCACCATCGCCAAGGGGCTGGTGACCTACGATTTCCACCGCCTCCTGGTGGCCGAGGGCAAGCCCGCCACCCTGCTCAAGACCAGCGAGTTCGGCCAGGCCCTGATCCAGCACATGTAG
- a CDS encoding FAD-binding oxidoreductase, with the protein MDVLVVGAGIVGAACAFRLAERGLRVLVLEKEATFAQGSTGRSAGGVRVQFSEPLNILLSYRSILEYREIPEAAYRPIGYLFLVPEALAEAQEEALRTQRSLGVPVRKLSLAEAKDLVPFREEGLAYATFGPLDGVMDPHGATAYYLRQAVRLGAEVRFAEPLLGARREGGVWWVETPKGRYEAPYLLLCTGAWTGEVGRRLGLELPVWPVRRMLFATAPAPFPHAFPLTIDLSTGFYLRSEGERVLLGRSNPGEPPGFREGMDWTWLEQVLEAGLARFPFLGGLALDRRASWWGYYEVTPDHNPLLGPVEEGLWVAAGFSGHGVQQAAMVGRLMAEEVALGGAKSLDLSPFRPERFRQGRLLREQGIV; encoded by the coding sequence ATGGATGTCCTGGTGGTGGGGGCGGGGATCGTGGGGGCGGCCTGCGCCTTCCGCTTGGCGGAAAGGGGGCTTAGGGTTTTGGTCCTGGAAAAGGAAGCCACCTTCGCCCAGGGCTCCACGGGGCGGAGCGCCGGGGGGGTGAGGGTGCAGTTTTCCGAGCCCCTAAACATCCTCCTCTCCTACCGCTCCATCCTGGAGTACCGGGAGATCCCCGAGGCCGCCTACCGCCCCATCGGCTACCTCTTCCTGGTGCCGGAGGCCTTGGCAGAGGCCCAGGAGGAGGCCCTAAGGACCCAGCGCTCCCTAGGGGTGCCGGTGCGGAAGCTCTCCCTTGCCGAGGCCAAGGACCTGGTTCCCTTCCGGGAAGAGGGCCTGGCCTACGCCACCTTTGGCCCCCTGGACGGGGTGATGGACCCCCACGGGGCCACGGCCTACTACCTGCGGCAGGCGGTGCGGCTTGGGGCCGAGGTGCGCTTCGCCGAACCCCTCCTTGGGGCCCGGCGGGAGGGGGGGGTGTGGTGGGTGGAGACCCCCAAGGGGCGGTACGAGGCCCCCTACCTTCTCCTCTGCACCGGGGCCTGGACAGGGGAGGTGGGGAGGCGGCTCGGCCTGGAGCTCCCGGTCTGGCCGGTGCGGCGCATGCTTTTCGCCACGGCCCCTGCCCCTTTTCCCCACGCCTTCCCCCTTACGATTGACCTCTCCACGGGGTTCTACCTGCGCTCGGAAGGGGAGAGGGTCCTTTTGGGCAGGTCCAACCCCGGGGAGCCCCCCGGGTTCCGCGAGGGGATGGACTGGACCTGGCTGGAGCAGGTCCTCGAGGCCGGCCTCGCCCGCTTCCCCTTTCTGGGGGGCCTGGCCCTGGACCGGAGGGCCAGCTGGTGGGGTTACTACGAGGTGACCCCAGACCACAACCCCCTCCTGGGCCCGGTGGAGGAGGGGCTTTGGGTGGCGGCGGGTTTCTCGGGGCACGGGGTGCAGCAGGCGGCCATGGTGGGCCGGCTCATGGCCGAGGAGGTGGCCCTAGGGGGGGCTAAGAGCCTAGACCTATCCCCCTTCCGCCCGGAGCGCTTCCGCCAGGGTAGGCTTCTTCGCGAGCAGGGGATCGTGTAG
- a CDS encoding FAD-dependent oxidoreductase has product MREAEVVVLGAGVAGLSLAQRLRDRGHQVLVVAQGLGEASRPPVALVNPLRGRRFTLAPEGERALEAALAFYSRFVPLHLGVYRPVPEGERSGVASRLGGLKHRWEEGGLLLEEAFWLEPRPLLERLAQGVPLVWAQVLAWEPPYLRLEGGGRVRGGVLVYAGGGRGAHLLGLWGRHVPGLVLTLLDYFPRAISYRVYLAGNALGGSYLPHEEAHHAPPPTEGEVEWLLAGAEALVGYRPQVASAWRGVRFRLAPPHLFAVEGGFALTGFGSTGFLYAPLLAGRLAEALG; this is encoded by the coding sequence GTGCGGGAAGCGGAGGTGGTGGTCCTGGGGGCCGGGGTGGCCGGGCTTTCCCTGGCCCAGCGCCTGAGGGACCGGGGCCACCAGGTCTTGGTGGTGGCCCAAGGCCTGGGGGAGGCGAGCCGCCCCCCCGTGGCCCTGGTCAACCCCCTGAGGGGGCGGCGCTTCACCCTGGCCCCAGAGGGGGAGAGGGCCCTCGAGGCCGCCCTGGCCTTCTACTCCCGCTTCGTTCCCCTGCACCTCGGGGTCTACCGTCCCGTGCCCGAGGGGGAGCGTTCGGGGGTGGCCTCAAGGCTTGGCGGCCTCAAGCACCGCTGGGAGGAGGGGGGGCTTCTCCTGGAGGAGGCCTTTTGGCTGGAGCCCAGGCCCCTCCTGGAGCGTTTGGCCCAGGGGGTGCCCCTTGTGTGGGCCCAGGTCCTGGCCTGGGAGCCCCCCTACCTCCGCCTGGAGGGGGGCGGGAGGGTGCGGGGCGGGGTCTTGGTCTACGCCGGGGGCGGGCGCGGGGCCCACCTGCTGGGCCTTTGGGGAAGGCATGTCCCGGGTCTGGTCCTGACCCTTTTGGACTACTTTCCCCGGGCCATCAGCTACCGGGTCTACCTGGCGGGAAACGCCCTGGGGGGAAGCTACCTGCCCCATGAGGAGGCGCACCACGCCCCTCCCCCCACGGAAGGGGAGGTGGAGTGGCTCCTGGCAGGGGCCGAGGCCCTGGTGGGCTACCGCCCCCAGGTGGCCTCAGCCTGGCGGGGGGTGCGCTTCCGCCTGGCCCCGCCCCACCTTTTTGCCGTGGAGGGCGGCTTCGCCCTCACGGGCTTCGGCTCCACGGGCTTCCTCTACGCCCCCCTCCTGGCGGGGCGGTTGGCGGAAGCCTTAGGCTAA